A window of Borrelia sp. A-FGy1 contains these coding sequences:
- the truA gene encoding tRNA pseudouridine(38-40) synthase TruA, with protein MKKIFAEIAYDGSLYHGFQIQPKSPTVQGEIEKALKKIIKTKIKIHSSGRTDKGVHAKGQVISFSINIDISPKNLKIALNSLLKDGIRIVKLKYIKDEFQPRFHAKRRKYSYYILNNENHYPWEAYQAYYVKKKLNINRLNKMSEMLIGTHDFTTFSCIRDKTNSKIKKIYFARFKKKNKFIVFEIIGSSFLWKMIRSIVGTMLDIEIKNESTYTFIEILSSKNRNLARTTAPAKALFLDKVYYE; from the coding sequence ATGAAAAAAATATTTGCAGAAATAGCATATGATGGATCTCTGTATCATGGATTTCAAATTCAACCTAAAAGTCCAACAGTACAAGGAGAAATTGAAAAGGCTCTAAAAAAAATAATCAAAACAAAAATCAAAATTCATTCATCGGGTAGAACTGATAAAGGAGTTCATGCAAAAGGGCAAGTAATATCTTTTTCTATAAACATAGATATTTCCCCAAAAAACTTAAAAATAGCATTAAATTCTCTATTAAAGGATGGCATTAGGATAGTAAAATTAAAATATATAAAAGATGAATTTCAACCTAGATTTCATGCTAAAAGAAGAAAATATAGTTATTATATACTCAACAATGAAAATCACTATCCTTGGGAAGCATATCAAGCTTATTATGTAAAGAAAAAATTAAATATCAATAGATTAAATAAAATGTCTGAAATGTTAATTGGAACACATGACTTTACTACCTTTTCATGCATAAGAGATAAAACAAATTCAAAAATAAAAAAAATTTATTTCGCTAGATTTAAGAAAAAAAATAAGTTTATTGTCTTTGAAATAATAGGCTCTTCTTTTTTATGGAAAATGATAAGATCAATAGTAGGTACAATGCTTGACATAGAAATAAAAAATGAATCTACTTATACCTTTATAGAAATTTTAAGCTCAAAGAACAGAAACCTTGCAAGGACAACAGCACCCGCAAAAGCTTTATTTTTAGACAAGGTTTATTATGAATAA
- the priA gene encoding primosomal protein N', with protein MDDNLNNTFYYEVAFKIPVNKVFFYKHNFKLKIGIRVITNFNGRETLGIIIKRYSKDEFKRDFTFEIKDILKIIDENALITEHNINLANWISRKTFSGFGEALFYGLPKSSTSSRISKVIKNKENKNLNSTTLIQLDEKQNNIYQEIIESKTQNIFYLFGVPGSGKTEIFIKLCEYYLEKEKQIIFLIPEISLGYQIIKRIKSKLITNKIYEYNSKTTNSKKVLTWNKVKNGESLIIIGIKSALMLPFKNLGLIIMDEEHEHTYKSENTPRFHSRHIGFFLQGVFNSKFVMGSATPSLEAYMAMENNQIKKMILKNKFFNKTAKEIKIIDMKKERHIISSELLYNIQKSLINKRQVLIFFNKRGYSKILECKICGYIICCPNCSFNLTYHKNKNKLICHYCNHKINVINNCPDCNAKNITYKIYGIQFIERELRNLLPNARIARTDSDLNKKDIINTITDFENEKLDILIGTQIIAKGFNFKQIQTLGIINADVGIGLPDFRSSERIFAIISQVLGRAARFQSDNTIIIQTKNPNYYAIKYAYKGNYEAFYKEEIKIRKELNYPPFKKIIRIIVRSHKKDSAKHKCLEFFEISKKFLNEKIEYLGPSKAPMSKIAKHYRYNIIYLSKSFNLLEKLIRYTQEKIKITKDTHIEIDYYPISLI; from the coding sequence ATGGATGATAATCTAAATAACACCTTTTATTACGAAGTAGCCTTTAAAATCCCTGTAAATAAGGTTTTTTTTTATAAACACAACTTCAAATTAAAAATAGGAATAAGAGTCATAACGAACTTTAATGGAAGAGAAACACTTGGAATAATAATCAAAAGATATTCTAAAGACGAGTTTAAAAGAGATTTTACATTTGAAATTAAAGATATACTAAAAATTATTGATGAAAATGCACTAATAACAGAACATAATATTAATCTTGCAAATTGGATTAGCAGAAAAACATTTTCTGGATTTGGAGAAGCTTTATTTTATGGACTACCTAAAAGTTCAACTTCAAGCAGAATAAGCAAAGTAATAAAAAATAAAGAAAATAAAAATTTAAACTCAACTACACTAATTCAATTAGATGAAAAACAAAATAACATTTATCAAGAAATCATAGAATCAAAAACACAAAATATATTTTACTTATTTGGGGTGCCTGGATCTGGAAAAACAGAAATATTTATCAAATTATGCGAATATTATTTAGAAAAAGAAAAACAAATAATTTTTCTAATTCCCGAAATCTCTTTAGGTTATCAAATAATCAAAAGAATCAAGTCGAAGTTAATCACAAATAAGATTTACGAATATAACTCAAAAACAACAAATTCAAAAAAAGTTTTAACATGGAACAAAGTAAAAAACGGAGAAAGCTTGATTATAATTGGAATTAAGAGTGCATTAATGTTACCATTCAAAAATTTAGGACTGATAATAATGGATGAAGAACATGAACACACATATAAATCTGAAAATACTCCAAGATTCCATTCAAGACACATAGGTTTCTTTTTACAAGGTGTATTTAATTCCAAATTTGTAATGGGAAGCGCAACACCATCACTTGAAGCATACATGGCAATGGAAAATAATCAGATAAAAAAAATGATATTAAAAAATAAATTTTTTAATAAAACTGCTAAAGAAATTAAAATAATAGATATGAAAAAAGAACGCCACATTATATCGTCAGAATTACTTTATAACATACAAAAAAGCCTAATTAACAAAAGACAAGTTTTAATATTTTTCAATAAAAGAGGATACTCAAAAATACTTGAATGTAAAATTTGCGGATATATAATCTGCTGTCCAAATTGTTCTTTTAACTTAACATATCATAAAAATAAAAACAAACTCATTTGTCATTATTGCAACCACAAAATAAACGTAATAAACAATTGTCCTGATTGCAATGCAAAAAACATTACATATAAAATATATGGGATTCAATTTATTGAAAGAGAGCTAAGAAATCTTTTACCAAATGCAAGAATAGCAAGAACAGATTCTGACCTTAATAAAAAAGATATTATCAATACAATAACTGATTTTGAAAATGAAAAACTAGACATTTTAATTGGTACACAAATTATTGCAAAAGGATTTAATTTTAAACAAATACAAACTCTAGGAATTATTAATGCTGATGTTGGAATTGGACTTCCTGATTTTAGGAGTAGTGAAAGAATATTTGCAATAATTTCACAAGTATTAGGTAGAGCTGCAAGATTTCAAAGTGACAACACAATTATTATTCAAACAAAAAATCCCAATTATTATGCAATAAAATATGCTTATAAAGGTAATTATGAAGCATTTTATAAAGAAGAAATAAAAATCCGCAAAGAACTTAATTATCCACCCTTCAAAAAAATAATTAGAATAATAGTTAGAAGCCATAAAAAAGACTCTGCAAAACATAAATGCTTAGAATTTTTTGAAATATCCAAAAAATTTTTAAATGAAAAAATTGAATATCTAGGTCCTTCAAAAGCCCCTATGTCAAAAATAGCTAAACACTATAGATATAACATAATATACTTATCAAAATCCTTCAATTTACTAGAAAAACTAATAAGATATACACAAGAAAAAATAAAAATAACAAAGGATACGCATATAGAAATAGACTATTACCCAATTTCTCTAATTTAA
- the udk gene encoding uridine kinase, translating to MVKIIGIAGGSGSGKTTVVNKISEVIPEFVLISQDNYYKSVGDYEYQFLNVNFDHPDAFDNNLFYEQLRKLKHNEPINMPLYDFINHIRKPETIEIYPTPVVIVEGIMIFVEERVRNLIDLKIYIDTPNDIRFIRRLERDMSKRGRTLKSVIEQYLNTTRAGYYRFIEPTKEYADLIIPEGGHNDRALYVLSSFLRALGKDSSDFF from the coding sequence ATGGTTAAGATTATTGGAATAGCAGGTGGGTCTGGAAGTGGAAAGACTACAGTTGTTAATAAAATTAGTGAAGTTATTCCTGAATTTGTTCTTATATCTCAAGATAATTATTATAAAAGTGTTGGTGATTATGAATATCAGTTTTTAAATGTTAATTTTGACCATCCAGATGCTTTTGATAATAATTTATTTTATGAACAGTTAAGAAAATTAAAACACAATGAACCAATTAATATGCCTCTTTATGATTTTATTAATCATATAAGGAAACCGGAAACCATAGAGATATATCCAACTCCTGTTGTTATTGTTGAAGGTATTATGATTTTTGTTGAAGAAAGAGTACGGAATCTAATAGATTTGAAGATATACATTGACACACCTAATGATATTAGGTTTATTAGAAGACTTGAAAGAGATATGTCCAAAAGAGGACGTACATTGAAATCGGTTATAGAACAGTATTTAAATACTACTAGAGCAGGATATTATAGATTTATTGAGCCCACTAAGGAGTATGCTGATCTTATTATTCCTGAGGGAGGACATAATGATAGAGCTCTTTATGTGCTTTCATCTTTTTTAAGAGCTCTTGGGAAAGATAGTTCGGATTTTTTTTAA
- a CDS encoding rhodanese-like domain-containing protein produces the protein MLVDYLKFILLILFFIFYIWIFIILKMKRSNLALLKRIKEGAIILDIRSTKEYNKAHYVKAVNIPFNNLFAKKGKLGSIDNQIIIYGRSFNKCFEAEKILRGVGFKNIFVAGTLKNMPKLQEEGNG, from the coding sequence ATGCTAGTAGATTATTTAAAGTTTATACTTTTAATACTTTTCTTTATTTTTTATATTTGGATTTTTATTATTTTAAAGATGAAGAGGTCTAATCTAGCTTTGTTAAAGAGAATTAAAGAAGGAGCAATAATATTAGATATTAGATCTACTAAGGAGTATAATAAAGCTCACTATGTAAAGGCGGTTAACATTCCTTTTAATAATTTATTTGCTAAGAAAGGTAAGTTAGGTAGTATTGATAATCAAATAATAATTTATGGTAGAAGCTTTAATAAGTGTTTTGAAGCGGAAAAAATTTTAAGAGGAGTAGGATTTAAGAATATATTTGTTGCAGGAACTTTGAAAAATATGCCTAAATTGCAAGAAGAAGGTAATGGTTAA
- a CDS encoding YitT family protein: MKKKRKKWKRIKQKTRFIIRIILRKQLKNIFKDPKLILISTLQIIIGSLLMAISTNILYIPHGLLSGGIAGIALMLHYLLRFNLGITIFILNIPLFILGIKFLNITFVIQSWIAMALYSIMVNYSQFLQGKVQLNDMMLVSILAGLISGLGLGLIFRAKGSSGGSDIISMIIKEKYSISIGTTNFLFNLAILLIAAVFFNVEIALYTLIASFVTSVMTDKASIGFGNQKAIFIISDKGKEISYLITNKLKVAATLIDGQGAWAGNDKTIVFIVVPTIRMSRIKYISQKVDPNCFITVLNTNEITGGKKITESVQPKQITET; this comes from the coding sequence ATGAAAAAAAAAAGGAAAAAGTGGAAAAGGATAAAGCAAAAAACTAGGTTTATTATACGCATAATACTTAGAAAACAACTTAAAAATATCTTTAAAGACCCTAAACTAATCTTAATTAGTACATTACAGATAATAATTGGTTCTCTTTTAATGGCAATATCTACAAATATTCTATATATCCCACATGGTCTTTTGAGTGGAGGAATTGCTGGGATTGCTTTAATGCTTCATTACCTTTTAAGATTCAACTTAGGTATCACAATATTTATTTTAAACATTCCACTATTCATTCTTGGGATTAAATTTTTAAACATAACATTTGTAATTCAAAGCTGGATTGCAATGGCTTTATATTCCATAATGGTAAACTATTCACAATTTCTGCAAGGCAAAGTGCAACTCAATGACATGATGCTTGTATCTATTTTAGCAGGCCTCATATCAGGACTTGGACTCGGCTTAATATTTAGAGCAAAAGGATCATCAGGGGGTTCAGACATAATATCTATGATAATTAAAGAAAAATATTCAATTAGTATTGGAACTACAAACTTTCTTTTTAATCTTGCTATATTATTAATAGCAGCTGTTTTTTTTAATGTTGAAATTGCTCTCTATACTTTAATTGCTTCTTTTGTAACATCTGTTATGACAGATAAAGCAAGTATAGGGTTTGGTAACCAAAAAGCAATATTTATTATCTCAGATAAAGGAAAAGAAATATCTTACCTGATTACAAATAAACTAAAAGTAGCAGCTACACTAATTGATGGACAAGGTGCTTGGGCAGGAAACGATAAAACTATAGTTTTCATAGTGGTTCCCACAATACGTATGTCAAGAATTAAATATATTTCTCAAAAAGTAGACCCCAATTGTTTTATTACAGTACTTAATACAAACGAAATAACTGGTGGTAAAAAAATTACAGAATCAGTTCAACCTAAACAAATTACTGAAACTTAA
- a CDS encoding RluA family pseudouridine synthase encodes MKKFQEEFVVKEDCQRLDIYLSKKVCLFTRNQIKKRQVIAFKNNDGVLVSKKLSKPVFVGDKILIEFNEEVDLREYARPFKLPITILYEDINLIVLNKPQGILSHPSISGLGNTVVNFLLYHVSNLEDNFKEDKMRPGIVHRLDKDTSGILICAKNLTTLKFLSMQFKKRVVKKVYIAVVKGNLKSFSGIIETFIDRDRNDRKKFIANKSRGKNALTEYRVFVNVGNYSLLALSPKTGRTHQLRVHMKYLNHPILGDIIYSRLDSDFKDISLMLHAFKLEINIKEGILKKFVSEFPRRFIDFLSNFYSKKELDLLIINFIEFLDKF; translated from the coding sequence ATGAAAAAATTTCAGGAAGAGTTTGTTGTAAAAGAGGATTGTCAAAGGTTAGATATTTATTTATCTAAAAAAGTTTGCCTCTTTACTAGAAATCAAATTAAAAAAAGACAAGTAATTGCTTTTAAGAATAATGATGGTGTTCTTGTTTCAAAAAAATTATCAAAGCCTGTTTTTGTAGGAGATAAAATATTAATAGAATTTAATGAAGAAGTTGATTTAAGAGAGTATGCAAGGCCTTTTAAATTACCTATTACTATTCTTTATGAAGATATAAATCTTATTGTTTTAAATAAGCCTCAGGGTATTTTAAGTCATCCTAGCATATCTGGTTTGGGAAATACTGTTGTGAATTTTCTTTTATATCATGTATCAAATTTAGAGGATAATTTCAAAGAAGATAAAATGAGGCCTGGAATTGTGCATAGACTAGATAAAGATACATCTGGTATATTAATTTGTGCTAAAAATCTGACAACTTTGAAATTTTTATCTATGCAATTTAAAAAAAGAGTTGTTAAGAAAGTTTATATTGCAGTTGTTAAAGGTAACCTTAAAAGTTTTTCTGGTATTATTGAGACTTTTATAGATAGAGATAGAAATGATAGAAAAAAGTTTATTGCCAATAAAAGTAGGGGTAAAAATGCATTAACTGAATATAGAGTGTTTGTTAATGTTGGGAATTATTCATTATTAGCTTTAAGTCCTAAGACAGGACGAACTCATCAATTAAGAGTACATATGAAATACTTAAATCATCCAATATTAGGTGATATTATTTATAGTAGACTAGACAGTGATTTTAAAGATATATCTTTAATGCTTCATGCTTTCAAGCTTGAAATTAATATTAAAGAAGGGATTTTAAAGAAATTTGTTTCAGAGTTTCCACGGAGGTTTATTGATTTTTTGTCAAATTTTTATAGCAAAAAAGAGTTAGATTTACTTATTATTAATTTTATTGAATTTTTAGATAAGTTTTAA
- a CDS encoding diphosphate--fructose-6-phosphate 1-phosphotransferase, which translates to MISSLQKERSQYLPKLPEILQHDFKNISIVFGKKIESLQDRETLRKIFKNTYGLPVMSFAQGPSSIDFSKFLSVGIILSGGPAPGGHNVIAGIFDAIKKSNSDSKIFGFKNGPLGLLEDNKIEITSDLIDSYRNTGGFDIISSGRTKIETEAQYEQALSVALRNDLNAIIIIGGDDSNTNAALLAEFFKQKNRDIQVIGVPKTIDADLKNEHIQISFGFDSATKTYSELIGNLCRDAMSTRKYWHFVKLMGRSASHVALECALKTQPNICIISEEVLAKNKTLSDLVNEIASVIAKRSFKGYNFGVVIIPEGLIEFIPEVKSLMSNLCSIFDSNEDEFKGIRAETIRDIFISKLNGYMREVYLSLPLFIQIELVNSVLERDPHGNFNLSRVPTEKLFIEMVHVRLEGLRKIGKYIGKFIPIDHFFGYEGRSALPSNFDSNYCYSLGYNAALLVLNGLTGYMSSIKGLNKNVAEWTAGGVPLTMMMNVEERYGASKPVIKKSLVDLKGAPFNEFAKNREKWAMNNLYMYPGPIQYFGTSKLVDEITFTLKLELEN; encoded by the coding sequence ATGATTTCATCTTTACAAAAAGAAAGATCTCAATATTTACCTAAGTTGCCTGAAATTTTGCAACATGATTTTAAAAATATTAGTATAGTTTTTGGTAAAAAAATAGAAAGTCTTCAAGATAGAGAAACCTTAAGAAAGATTTTTAAAAATACATATGGACTTCCAGTTATGAGCTTTGCTCAAGGACCTTCAAGTATAGACTTTTCAAAATTTTTAAGTGTGGGAATAATTCTTTCAGGTGGACCTGCTCCTGGAGGACATAATGTTATTGCTGGTATTTTTGATGCAATAAAGAAATCAAATTCAGATTCAAAAATTTTTGGATTTAAAAATGGGCCTTTAGGTTTATTGGAAGACAATAAAATTGAAATTACTAGTGATTTAATAGATTCTTATAGAAATACTGGAGGTTTTGATATTATATCTTCTGGACGAACTAAAATAGAGACAGAGGCTCAGTATGAACAAGCTTTGTCAGTTGCCCTTAGAAATGATCTTAATGCAATTATTATTATTGGTGGTGATGATTCAAATACTAATGCAGCTTTGTTAGCAGAATTTTTTAAACAAAAGAATCGGGATATTCAAGTTATTGGTGTTCCTAAAACAATAGATGCTGATCTTAAGAATGAACATATTCAGATTTCATTTGGATTTGATTCTGCTACTAAGACTTATTCTGAATTGATAGGTAATTTATGTCGTGATGCTATGTCGACTAGGAAGTATTGGCATTTTGTTAAACTTATGGGAAGAAGTGCATCTCATGTTGCCCTTGAATGTGCATTAAAGACTCAACCTAACATATGTATTATATCTGAGGAAGTTTTAGCTAAAAATAAGACCTTATCAGATCTTGTTAATGAAATAGCCTCTGTTATCGCAAAGCGTTCTTTTAAAGGGTATAATTTTGGTGTAGTTATAATTCCTGAAGGTCTTATTGAATTTATCCCTGAAGTTAAGTCTTTGATGTCCAATTTGTGTAGTATATTTGATAGCAATGAGGATGAATTTAAAGGGATTAGAGCTGAAACCATAAGGGATATTTTTATTTCTAAACTTAATGGTTATATGAGAGAAGTTTATTTATCTTTGCCTTTATTTATTCAGATTGAACTTGTGAATTCTGTTTTAGAGAGAGATCCTCATGGTAACTTTAATTTATCAAGGGTTCCTACTGAAAAATTATTTATTGAAATGGTTCATGTTAGGCTAGAGGGATTAAGAAAGATTGGTAAATATATTGGTAAATTTATTCCTATTGATCATTTTTTTGGATATGAGGGTAGAAGTGCTTTGCCTTCAAATTTTGATAGTAATTATTGTTACAGTTTAGGTTATAATGCTGCTTTACTTGTTTTAAATGGCTTAACAGGTTATATGTCTAGTATAAAAGGCTTAAATAAAAATGTGGCTGAATGGACAGCAGGCGGGGTTCCTTTGACAATGATGATGAATGTGGAAGAAAGGTATGGGGCTTCAAAACCTGTTATTAAAAAATCGCTTGTTGATTTGAAGGGAGCTCCTTTTAATGAATTTGCTAAGAATCGTGAAAAATGGGCAATGAATAATTTATATATGTATCCAGGTCCTATTCAATATTTTGGTACTTCTAAACTTGTTGATGAGATAACTTTTACACTAAAATTAGAGTTAGAGAATTAA
- the queA gene encoding tRNA preQ1(34) S-adenosylmethionine ribosyltransferase-isomerase QueA: MDTKEFYFDLPSNLIAQHPSKKRGLSRLMVLDPSNQKVYHDHCVNDILKYVNSNTFLVFNDSRVRKSRIYAKTDSGDIFEFLLLDKISDDIFTCLISRARRHSLGRVYRFPQDVLARVISKSDNKFMIKFNQSLDESYFEKYGLIPLPPYIKRNCDKEDEERYHTIYSKYIGSTASTTAGLHFSRELFSLLDKNSIEYDFITLHVGIGTFLPVRTKRIEQHKMHFERFFIKDSVALRLERAKALGKKILAIGTTTLRALESAYDHNNFMRGDQKTDLFIYPGSNYRFKFVDMLFTNFHTPESTLLMLVSSFGGKEFVFNAYREAVEMNYMFFSYGDATLFLNHI, encoded by the coding sequence ATGGATACCAAAGAATTTTATTTTGATTTACCTTCTAATTTGATAGCACAGCATCCAAGTAAAAAAAGAGGATTATCAAGGTTAATGGTGCTAGATCCTAGTAATCAAAAAGTTTACCATGATCATTGTGTAAATGATATATTAAAATATGTTAATAGCAATACTTTTTTAGTTTTTAATGATTCGAGGGTTAGAAAATCAAGAATATATGCTAAGACAGATAGTGGAGATATCTTTGAATTTTTATTACTAGATAAAATATCGGATGATATATTTACATGTCTGATTTCTAGGGCAAGAAGACATAGCTTAGGTAGAGTCTACAGATTTCCTCAGGATGTATTAGCTCGAGTAATTTCAAAGTCAGATAATAAATTTATGATTAAATTTAATCAAAGTTTAGATGAATCTTATTTTGAAAAGTATGGACTTATTCCTTTGCCGCCTTATATTAAGAGAAATTGTGATAAAGAGGATGAAGAACGTTATCATACAATTTATTCAAAATATATAGGTTCAACAGCTTCAACTACAGCAGGACTACATTTTAGTAGGGAACTTTTTTCTTTATTGGATAAAAATAGTATTGAATATGATTTTATTACGCTTCATGTTGGTATCGGAACTTTTCTTCCTGTAAGAACAAAAAGAATAGAACAACATAAGATGCACTTTGAGAGATTTTTTATAAAAGATTCTGTTGCTCTTAGACTTGAAAGGGCAAAGGCTTTAGGTAAGAAAATTTTAGCTATTGGAACCACTACTCTTAGGGCATTGGAGTCAGCTTATGACCATAATAACTTTATGAGGGGAGATCAGAAAACAGATCTTTTTATTTATCCAGGATCAAATTATCGTTTTAAATTTGTTGATATGCTTTTTACAAATTTTCATACACCAGAATCAACTCTTTTAATGTTAGTTTCTTCATTTGGAGGAAAAGAATTTGTGTTTAATGCTTATAGAGAAGCTGTTGAGATGAATTACATGTTTTTCTCTTATGGGGATGCTACTTTATTTTTAAATCACATATAG
- the ruvB gene encoding Holliday junction branch migration DNA helicase RuvB has translation MDLGEESNFLSSDKNFLYDTNENELRPRSLRDFSGQSHIKENLNIFIKASRERNEALDHVFLSGPPGLGKTTLASIIAFEMKTVIKVTSAPALDKPKDIVGILTTLDDKSVLFIDEIHRLKPVIEEMLYIAMEDYEIDWIIGQGPAARTVRIPIPKFTLIGATTKPGKVSSPLYARFGIVSRFELYNEEELVNIIKRNSIILNVKLEEKAAYLLAKSSRGTPRIANRILRRMRDFAQVGGYELITEGIVNSGLEMLKIDKEGLDEQDRNILKSLILKFKGGPVGVETLAISVGETADSLEDFYEPYLILKGLIERTSRGRKATDFAYLHLNLDKNEHNELVDDKQNGYQRILF, from the coding sequence ATGGATTTAGGAGAGGAATCTAATTTTTTAAGTTCTGACAAAAATTTTTTGTATGACACAAATGAGAATGAACTTAGGCCAAGATCCCTTAGAGATTTTTCAGGACAGTCTCATATCAAGGAGAACTTAAATATTTTTATAAAAGCATCTAGGGAGAGGAATGAGGCGCTTGATCATGTTTTTTTAAGTGGTCCTCCAGGTTTGGGCAAGACTACTCTTGCTAGTATTATTGCTTTTGAAATGAAAACTGTAATAAAGGTTACTTCAGCGCCGGCTCTTGATAAGCCAAAGGATATTGTGGGTATTTTAACAACTCTTGATGATAAGAGTGTTTTATTTATTGATGAAATACATAGACTTAAGCCTGTAATAGAAGAGATGCTTTATATTGCAATGGAAGATTATGAAATAGATTGGATAATAGGACAAGGCCCTGCAGCAAGGACTGTTAGAATTCCTATTCCTAAGTTCACTTTGATTGGGGCTACTACAAAGCCAGGAAAAGTATCATCACCTCTTTATGCAAGATTTGGCATTGTGTCTAGATTTGAGCTTTATAATGAGGAGGAACTTGTAAATATAATAAAGAGAAATTCTATTATTTTAAATGTTAAATTAGAAGAAAAGGCCGCTTATCTTCTTGCAAAAAGTTCAAGAGGAACACCTCGTATAGCAAATAGGATCTTGAGAAGAATGAGAGACTTTGCGCAGGTTGGAGGGTATGAATTAATTACAGAAGGTATTGTAAATTCTGGACTTGAGATGTTAAAAATTGATAAAGAAGGCCTTGATGAGCAGGATAGAAATATTTTAAAGAGTTTAATACTAAAATTTAAAGGAGGTCCTGTTGGTGTTGAAACCTTAGCTATTTCTGTTGGTGAAACAGCAGATTCTCTTGAAGACTTTTATGAACCTTACCTTATTTTAAAGGGTTTAATTGAGAGAACGAGTAGGGGCCGAAAGGCTACTGACTTTGCGTATTTGCATCTAAATTTAGATAAAAATGAACATAATGAATTGGTTGATGATAAACAAAATGGATACCAAAGAATTTTATTTTGA
- the ruvA gene encoding Holliday junction branch migration protein RuvA, with protein sequence MINKIYGKIIEKRESSIIIEAFPFEFEILVSSFFMKELNLLEDVKVLIYLHLRENEIKLFGFLNIQEREIFEELISVDGIGPRAALRILSGIKYSEFRDAIEREDVRLISKVKGIGNKTAGKIFLKLRGKLVKSNDLNSDIFKFKDLEQSIVNMGFDRKLVVIKMREIMSTDEFLMLIEEDQEQFLFKETIKRLSN encoded by the coding sequence ATGATAAACAAGATTTATGGTAAAATTATCGAGAAAAGAGAGTCCAGTATTATTATTGAAGCATTCCCTTTTGAATTTGAGATTTTAGTTAGTTCTTTTTTCATGAAAGAACTAAATTTATTAGAGGATGTTAAAGTATTAATTTATCTTCATTTAAGAGAAAACGAAATTAAACTTTTTGGTTTTTTAAATATACAGGAAAGAGAAATTTTTGAGGAACTTATTAGTGTTGATGGAATAGGTCCAAGAGCAGCTTTAAGGATATTGTCAGGTATTAAATATAGTGAATTTAGAGATGCAATTGAAAGGGAAGATGTCAGACTTATTTCTAAAGTTAAAGGAATTGGAAATAAAACAGCAGGTAAGATATTTTTGAAACTTAGAGGAAAACTTGTTAAGTCTAATGATTTGAATTCAGATATATTTAAATTTAAAGATCTTGAACAGTCAATTGTTAACATGGGATTTGATAGAAAGCTTGTTGTGATTAAGATGAGAGAAATTATGTCCACTGATGAATTTTTGATGTTAATAGAAGAAGATCAGGAACAATTTTTATTCAAAGAGACTATAAAAAGGCTTTCAAATTAA
- the ruvC gene encoding crossover junction endodeoxyribonuclease RuvC gives MRIIGIDPGLANVGWGILDKRGSRYIYIQDGTIITRSCMSLKDRIKLISEEIVFIIDEFNPDVASVEDIYFSKNKKTAVAIAEARGAIILTLALKNIDFYAYTPIQVKNAISGFGRLKKIQVRYMMRILLGIKTDFNFNSDHSSDALALAFCHGNYN, from the coding sequence ATGAGAATAATAGGAATTGATCCTGGTCTTGCTAATGTTGGGTGGGGAATTTTAGATAAGAGAGGAAGTAGATATATATATATTCAAGATGGTACAATCATAACTAGATCTTGTATGTCTTTAAAAGATAGAATAAAATTGATTTCTGAAGAAATTGTTTTTATTATTGATGAGTTTAATCCTGATGTTGCAAGTGTTGAAGATATTTATTTTTCTAAAAATAAGAAAACAGCAGTAGCTATAGCTGAGGCTAGAGGAGCTATTATTTTAACGCTTGCTTTGAAAAATATAGACTTTTATGCTTACACTCCAATACAAGTTAAAAACGCAATTTCTGGGTTTGGCAGGCTTAAAAAAATTCAAGTAAGATATATGATGCGTATTTTACTTGGAATAAAAACAGATTTTAATTTTAATAGTGATCATAGTAGCGATGCACTTGCACTTGCATTTTGCCATGGAAATTATAACTAG